A part of Streptomyces sp. NBC_01210 genomic DNA contains:
- a CDS encoding IS481 family transposase: MPPSVRLQQDRQAQRRLAVLRHAEEVTGNVSLTCRYYGISRNCFYKWQRRYQEEGLDGLRDRSSRPHHCPHATQADVVNKIVHLRQNYHFGPMKIKMYLKRYHDIEIACSAVYRILKKLGMNRLPASQRYKRHDKRYTRYEKQLPGNRVQVDVKFIEPVGVPAETSAPAPVTGKLPKARRRAKYYQFTAIDDCTRLRVLRIYPRCDQKTAIQFLDYLLERLPFRVEVIQTDNGAEFQSAFHWHVLDKGIAHTYIKPASPHLNGKVERSHRIDAEEFYRMLAGIVIDDTGVFNDKLREWEDYYNYHRPHGALGGQTPYERLKQKTQTRV, from the coding sequence ATGCCCCCTTCAGTCAGACTGCAGCAGGACCGTCAGGCCCAGCGACGCCTGGCGGTCCTGCGTCACGCCGAGGAAGTCACCGGAAACGTCTCACTGACCTGCCGGTACTACGGGATCAGCCGCAATTGCTTCTACAAGTGGCAGCGGCGTTACCAGGAAGAAGGCCTTGACGGCCTGCGCGACCGCTCCAGCAGGCCCCACCACTGCCCCCACGCCACCCAGGCCGATGTGGTCAACAAGATCGTCCATCTGCGGCAGAACTACCACTTCGGGCCAATGAAGATCAAGATGTACCTCAAGCGGTACCACGACATCGAGATCGCCTGCTCTGCGGTCTACCGCATCCTCAAAAAGCTGGGCATGAATCGGCTGCCTGCCTCCCAGCGCTACAAGCGCCACGACAAGCGCTACACCCGCTACGAGAAGCAGCTGCCCGGCAACCGGGTCCAGGTCGATGTCAAGTTCATCGAACCGGTCGGCGTCCCGGCCGAGACCTCCGCCCCGGCCCCGGTCACCGGCAAGCTTCCGAAGGCACGGCGCCGAGCCAAGTACTACCAGTTCACCGCCATAGACGACTGCACCCGGCTGCGGGTGCTGCGTATCTACCCGCGGTGCGACCAGAAGACCGCCATTCAGTTCCTCGACTACCTCCTGGAGCGCTTGCCGTTCCGGGTCGAGGTGATCCAGACCGACAACGGCGCGGAGTTCCAGTCCGCCTTCCACTGGCACGTGCTGGACAAGGGCATCGCCCACACCTACATCAAACCGGCGTCCCCGCACCTCAACGGCAAGGTCGAACGCTCCCACCGCATCGATGCCGAGGAGTTCTACCGCATGCTCGCCGGCATCGTCATCGATGACACCGGCGTCTTCAACGACAAACTCCGCGAGTGGGAGGACTACTACAACTACCATCGCCCGCACGGCGCTCTCGGTGGCCAAACTCCCTACGAACGCCTCAAGCAGAAGACCCAGACCCGGGTGTAA